The following proteins come from a genomic window of Athalia rosae chromosome 1, iyAthRosa1.1, whole genome shotgun sequence:
- the LOC105684195 gene encoding uncharacterized protein LOC105684195, giving the protein MDPIKLRFYIEKYAKENREIKLLETFYATPKTKSITGKFYARHEAITSIDAPDEYVDLIAKSQSYAPKRIYKYRPPAVNMDYGWFTEPLIPRSKDPRLNFPAKQCAFIKTELLIRHLNKGVPEEKFKGVPFKS; this is encoded by the exons ATGGACCCTATCAAATTAAGattttatattgaaaaatacgcCAAGGAgaatcgagaaataaaattgctaGAAACTTTCTACGCAACTCCCAAAACTAAGTCGATCACTGGAAAATTTTATGCAAGACATGAAGCAATAACATCAATAGATGCCCCTGACGAATATGTTGATCTGATAGCTAAGTCTCAAAGCTACGCGCCAAAaagaatttataaatatagacCACCTGCTGTTAATATGGA CTATGGTTGGTTCACAGAGCCATTGATACCAAGATCTAAAGATCCACGCCTGAATTTTCCAGCTAAACAATGTGCATTTATCAAAACTGAACTCCTAATCCGACATTTAAACAAGGGTGTTCCTGAGGAAAAGTTCAAAGGCGTCCCATTTAAATCATGA